One window of Papaver somniferum cultivar HN1 chromosome 9, ASM357369v1, whole genome shotgun sequence genomic DNA carries:
- the LOC113309577 gene encoding kinesin-like protein KIN-7K, chloroplastic, with protein sequence MASRQQPHKSRKSTSNLPKSVNSTSSSTTSSKHLPECQSSPASSSARSKPIHYYSSEAATLDSERSKENVTVTVRFRPLSPKEIRQGEEVAWYADGETIVRNEYNPSIAYAYDRVFGPTTTTRHVYDVAAQHVIAGAMDGVNGTIFAYGVTSSGKTHTMHGDQRSPGIIPLAVKDAFSIIQETPTREFLLRVSYLEIYNEVVNDLLNPAGQNLRVREDSQGTFVEGIKEEVVLSPAHALSLIAAGEAHRHVGSTNFNLLSSRSHTIFTLTVESSACGENSEGEAVNLSQLNLIDLAGSESSKAETTGVRRKEGSYINKSLLTLGTVISKLTDARATHIPYRDSKLTRLLQSSLSGHGRVSLICTVTPSSSNSEETHNTLKFAHRAKHIEIQASQNKIIDEKSLIKKYQSEIFSLKEELEQLKRGIISVPVKDGDDNIVLLKQKLEDGQFRLQSRLEEEEAKAALLGRIQRLTKLILVSTNATQSPRFPQRPGPRRRHSFGEEELAYLPYKRRDLILDEENIDLYVSQDGISEPADDPFKEEKKSKKHGLLNWFKLKKRDSASATPTSIDESSGTKSVTAPSTPQAESINFPVESRLSNPLHTESTPSADVPSEAGQDGDVLDETFSGQEASVSSIKIIDQIDLLREQQKILCEEVALHSSALKRLSEEAANDPRKEKIQVEIRKRKDEIKMKSQQIDSLEKHIASGILASHSTMDTSELSQSFGELVGQLNEKSFELEVKTADNRIMQEQLNQKIYECEALQETVTSLKQHLSDALKGNSSELRGPSKCDIDGKSSDGELCISKEETISRDADVQLLLRTQATEIEQLNQKVNELTGSKEQLEARNQKLAEESSYAKGLASAAAVELKALSEEVSKLMNHNEKLSTELAAYKNSPTQRRNSGGGGAAGKNGRRDSYGKRSDQVGNSAAEVRKELAISRERETSYEAALVEKEQRESELQKKVEESKQREAYLENELANMWVLVAKLKKSNGTNELDDSELRRETQKLDGLKIWDDDSTMRKGFQ encoded by the exons ATGGCGTCAAGACAACAACCTCATAAGTCGAGGAAATCTACTTCTAATTTACCTAAATCTGTAAattcaacatcttcatcaacaacttccTCGAAACATCTTCCTGAGTGTCAAAGCTCACCTGCTTCTTCATCAGCTAGAAGTAAACCTATTCACTATTACTCTTCTGAAGCTGCTACTCTTGATTCTGAGAGATCCAAAGAAAATGTTACTGTTACTGTTCGATTTCGACCTCTTAG TCCAAAGGAAATTCGTCAAGGGGAGGAGGTTGCGTGGTATGCAGATGGAGAAACGATTGTGCGAAATGAATATAATCCTTCGATAGCTTATGCTTATG ATCGAGTTTTTGGCCCCACGACAACAACACGCCATGTTTATGACGTGGCTGCACAACATGTCATTGCTGGTGCGATGGACGGGGTCAATG GTACTATTTTTGCTTATGGTGTGACAAGCAGTGGGAAGACTCATACAATGCAT GGTGATCAAAGGTCTCCTGGCATTATACCGCTGGCGGTGAAGGATGCATTTAGTATAATCCAAGAG ACTCCAACACGAGAATTTCTCCTGCGTGTGTCGTATTTGGAAATCTACAATGAG GTTGTTAATGACTTGTTAAATCCAGCAGGACAGAACCTGAGAGTTAGGGAGGATAGTCAG GGAACATTTGTTGAAGGTATTAAGGAAGAAGTTGTATTGTCCCCTGCTCATGCCTTGTCATTAATAGCAGCAGGAGAGG CACACAGGCATGTGGGGTCAACAAATTTTAATTTGCTCAGCAGCAGAAGCCATACGATATTTACTCTG ACTGTAGAAAGTAGCGCATGTGGTGAGAACAGCGAAGGTGAAGCAGTTAATTTATCACAACTG AACCTCATTGATCTGGCAGGTTCTGAGAGCTCTAAAGCAGAAACCACTGGTGTACGAAGAAAAGAAGGATCTTACATTAATAAAAGCCTACTAACTCTTGGAACT GTAATATCGAAATTAACAGATGCACGAGCGACACATATACCATACAGAGATTCTAAACTCACCAGGCTTCTTCAATCTTCTCTAAGTGGTCATGGGCGTGTTTCT CTCATATGTACTGTAACTCCTTCTTCGAGCAATTCAGAAGAGACACATAATACATTGAAGTTTGCCCATCGCGCCAAACACATTGAAATTCAAGCATCACAAAACAAG ATAATTGATGAGAAATCCCTCATTAAGAAGTACCAGAGCGAGATTTTCAGCTTAAAGGAAGAGTTGGAACAATTGAAACGGGGTATCATCTCCGTTCCCGTGAAAGATGGAGATGATAATATAGTTCTCCTGAAACAGAAG CTAGAAGATGGTCAGTTCAGGCTGCAGTCAAggctggaagaagaagaagctaaagCTGCTTTACTGGGAAGGATACAGCGGTTGACAAAACTAATTTTGGTTTCTACAAATGCTACACAGTCACCAAGATTTCCTCAGCGGCCAGGCccaagaagaagacattcttttggagaagaagag CTCGCCTACCTTCCATATAAGAGGAGGGACTTGATTCTGGATGAGGAAAACATTGACTTGTATGTTTCTCAAGATGGAATCAGTGAACCTGCAGATGACCCTTTCAAGGAggaaaagaagagtaagaaacATGGATTGCTAAATTGGTTTAAGCTAAAG AAGCGAGATAGTGCCTCAGCAACACCGACAAGTATCGACGAATCAAGTGGCACAAAATCAGTTACTGCACCTTCAACCCCTCAAGCGGAGAGCATCAATTTTCCCGTGGAATCAAGACTTTCCAATCCTTTGCACACTGAGAGTACCCCTTCAGCAGACGTTCCATCTGAAGCTGGACAAGATGGAGATGTTCTCGATGAAACCTTTTCTGGGCAAGAAGCATCCGTG TCTAGCATAAAGATTATAGACCAAATTGATCTTCTAAGGGAGCAACAAAAGATTCTGTGTGAAGAGGTGGCACTTCATTCAAGTGCTTTAAAGCGCCTGTCAGAGGAGGCTGCAAATGACCCTAGAAAAGAAAAGATTCAG GTTGAGATCAGGAAACGAAAAGATGAAATCAAGATGAAGAGCCAACAGATAGATTCTCTAGAAAAGCATATCGCTTCTGGTATCCTTGCATCTCACAGCACGATGGATACATCAGAGCTATCACAG TCTTTCGGTGAACTGGTGGGGCAACTGAATGAGAAGTCTTTTGAACTAGAG GTGAAAACAGCTGATAACAGAATAATGCAAGAGCAACTCAACCAAAAG ATCTATGAATGTGAAGCATTGCAAGAAACAGTAACTTCCTTGAAACAGCATCTGTCTGATGCTCTGAAGGGGAACTCCAGTGAATTAAGAGGTCCTTCAAAGTGCGACATTGACGGAAAAAGTTCTGATGGTGAGCTTTGTATCAGCAAAGAAGAAACAATCTCCAGGGATGCTGACGTGCAATTGCTTCTACGAACACAG GCCACGGAGATAGAACAACTTAACCAGAAAGTGAATGAACTAACTGGATCAAAAGAACAACTAGAAGCACGAAACCAGAAACTTGCAGAAGAGAGTTCATATGCTAAAGGCTTAGCATCAGCTGCAGCAGTAGAACTGAAGGCATTATCAGAAGAAGTCTCAAAACTTATGAATCATAATGAGAAATTAAGTACAGAGTTGGCAGCATACAAGAACTCCCCAACTCAGCGTAGAAATAGTGGCGGAGGTGGTGCTGCAGGCAAGAATGGTAGAAGAGACAGCTATGGAAAAAGGAGCGATCAAGTAGGAAATTCTGCTGCAGAAGTTAGAAAAGAACTCGCGATTAGTCGAGAAAGAGAAACATCTTACGAAGCGGCACTGGTTGAAAAGGAACAAAGAGAATCTGAGCTTCAAAAGAAAGTTGAGGAATCAAAACAGAGAGAAGCATATCTCGAAAACGAACTTGCAAATATGTGGGTACTGGTCGCTAAACTTAAAAAATCCAATGGCACCAATGAATTAGATGATTCTGAATTAAGAAGAGAAACACAGAAACTGGACGGATTGAAGATTTGGGATGATGATTCAACAATGAGAAAAGGATTTCAATAG